GCCCGTGGTGAAACGTCCTGGAGAAGCAGATCGTCAAGATCATCCAATCGATCGAGGAGCAGCGAAAACATGTCATCACGCGTCGTCGGTGACGCCTCCCCATGTAAATTTAATCCGGCTACACCCAACTCGGTAAATATGGCATCGTCCGCCTCTTCTGCTGCCTTTTCGCGAGCTAACGCCTCGACCCGATCGCTGAAATGAGCGAAAAGTGGGTCTGCCGACATCTCCAATTTCGCCACCCATGCGTCAGAGCCTTTCGCGTCGAGAATTGCACCAAGCAATGCACTTCGCCCTGTCTGTGCGTCATCACGAGGTCCCGGAGAATAGGCTCCCTTGTGAAAAATATCGTCAGATGGCGGCACGTACTGATAGGCAAGTCGGACTAGACGCAAGAGCAAAGCCGGCGTAAATCTTGAGTTCTTCAAGTCAACTTGCAAACCACCGTTTCGGTCGCCAAACATGACGCCTATAAAGTTGATAGCAGCACCGGTAGCAACCGGCTCCAGTGTCGATAAGAGCCGTTCGAGAATATCGGTTCCAGCCGGTGGATCAATCTGCATCATGGTTGCCAGCCACATCTGATTTAGCGGGCGATCGTCAGCCACTTCCAATTGCCTCTCGGCTATGGCTCGAATATGCCCCAGCGATTTGTTATCACTATGCTTGAGCAGGATTTCAAGCACCCGTCCGAGTCGCCTCTGTGCCGCAACCTCGTCTTCGCCGTCACGAAGCTTGCTGGAATAGGAATCAAGCCAAACTCGCAGGCGCGGTAGGAACAGTTGCATGACGACGGCCGGCGCATGACTCACGGCCTGAAGAATAACGTCGAAGGTATGTTGCCCTGCAATCCTTTCGAGTTCGGCCGCTAGTTCAGGCCCCAACGTTCGTTCCACGGCAACCGGATGCTCGCTTGCGAGCGCCTCAAGCCATACGGGAAAGCCGTTCAATTCTATTGGCGCGTATCGGGTCGCCAACTCCGCTTCTTCGACAGTCAGCTTGCGCACCCAGCCAATATCCTCAGACTCCGCAGCGATCGCCGCCAAGCCGAGTTGCCACCGAATAAGGATTGTGTTCCGTTCGTCGACAGGTCTTTCATACGGAAGCGTCGGACGGTCATTACGCCAAATCGTTTGCATACTAATACGCAAGCGATCAGCCACCTCCTTACCAAAATACTGCTCAATGAAGCGCCGACTCCAACCAGACGCACGACTTTCGCCCCCAGATCGGCGCATTGCCTGCCATAGATTCCATGCAGTATTACCTGCTCGATCAGGACTGAAGGCGGTCTGCGGATCATCGGCGACCATACGCCAAAACGCCACCCATGATGCATGCCCCTTGGCCTTCCGAGCTTCCGCGACTTGACTCTGTCGCTTGATCCTAGCTTCAAGTCTAGCCTCCTCAGGATCGATATTGCGAGGAGCAAGACGGCGATCGATGAGTATCGTCAGCTCTGGTCTGTCGACGACATACTGTCTGAGATGTTCAATTTGCTCGTGTGGGGCACCTATACCATCCGAGATACCGCGCATTGATATCTCAAGCATCATCGTTCGCTCTAATAGTGAGCGATTCGAATCAGCCAGTATACGTCGCACCCAACTACCATCCTGCCTAAAACTAAGGCTGAGTGGACCTTCATGCAAAGCACGAACCAACCTCAACCACGGATCTGCTTCCTCTCGCAGACCCGCCATAAAGGAATCGTCGGCCCAAAAAACCTTCTCGCGCAGTGGCGGATGCAACTCCGCGAGCGCTTCACGCAAGCTTTTCGATGGATTGTTATAAGAATATTCGTCGTTGTTAAGACGTAGCGAAATGACAGAGGAGCGCAGAATTTCGTCGCTCGTCTTACCGAAGTGGATCAACTGAAGACATACTTCAGCGAGAAGAGGGACGAGATGAGCTCGCCCACTAATAAGATGCGGCCATTCTTTTCTCCAATTTAGATTATCAACAATGAGATCTGTAATTCCAGGTAGTATGGCCTCCAAGTAATCAGGGGTAGTTTTCTTTTCACTTATCGGAAGAATCCATTCAATTTCGTCAATCTCCTCTCCAGACTTCTGGTTGCACTTTAATACCTCACATAGTTGACCTGGCGTGATGTGATGCGGGAACAATCGCATGACTGCTCCGCGCACAAGCTCATCGGGCCATCGTGTCGAAGTACCAATTAGCGACTGCGCAAGTGTCTCAAGACGCGAATCGCCTAGGGAAACGCTGATCAATGGACCAACTTCCGAAGTTGCAGGCGAGATGGCTTCAAATTTTCTGGATGACGAAGCGAATCGGCGCTCAATTCAGTGAATTTGGCGCGTAAGCGAGCCTCCCCTGCTCGCATTTTTCATACGCATGACGGACTGCTCCCATGGACCGATCGCAACAGATTTCGCGCAATCACCAGATTCGCCAGAGCGAACAGGCTGAACAGTTGCGCGGTGTTCTTGGCCAAGCCCTTGTATCGGGTCTTGCGATGCTGAAACAGATTCTTGACGATATGAAACGGATGCTCAACCCGCGAACGGATCTGCGCCTTGGTTCGCTCGAGCGCGATCACCAGGTCCTTCAGCGCTCCTTCTTGCATCGCCTTGATCTTTCCCCGCCTGGCAGCGACGTGCCACTTCACGGCCTTGCCCGCCATTTCCTCGCGCTTGTCGACGCCAATGTAGCCCGCGTCGGCGAACACCTGCTCTTCATGCCCGTGCAGCAGGGCATGAGCTTGCGATACATCCGACACGTTGGCCGCCGTGCCAACCACACTGTGAATCAGGCCCGAGTCGGCGTCGACGCCAATGTGGGCTTTCATGCCAAAGTGCCATTCGTTGCCCTTCTTCGTTTGATGCATTTCCGGGTCACGGCTCTTCCCGGCATTCTTGGTCGACGGCGGCGCTTCAATGATCGTCGCGTCAACCAGCGTGCCTTCCTTCATCATCAGCCCACGCTCGCACAGCGAGATGCCAATCTCGTCGAACAACTTCCGTGTCAGTTCGTGTTCGATCAGCAGGCGCCGGAACTTCAACAGCGTGGTTGCATCAGGCACGTTCTCGATCGCCAGATCGATGCCGGCGAAGGCTCGCAGCGTGATGCTGTCATACAGCGCGTCTTCCAGTCCTTCGTCCGACAGTCCGTACCACTGTTGCACGAAGTAGATTCGCAGCATCCGCTCAAGGCCAATCGGCGGGCGACCTCGCGTGCCCTTCGGATAGTGCGGTTCGATGGCCGACAGCAAGCGCTGCCACGGAACGACCTTCTCCATCTCTTCCAGGAAGCGTTGGCGCCTCGTCACTCGCTTCTTGCCTGCAATTTCCGCTTCCGCGAAGCCGATCTGCCTCTTCATCGTCGTGGGTCCGTTCCGTGAGCTGTCTTCTAAACGTCCTCGGCTACGTCTGCGATGACCGCCGAGCCGAATAAATCAGCGTTTCCCTAGGCTGACCAACGCATCAATCGCACCGAGACGCTCGCCGTTCGTAGCCAACTCATCAATTACAACATTGTGAGCAATATCAGCACACTTCGCCATTAATCCTGCGCCAATTAGATCAAGTAGCAACTCGCGCACTTCAGCATTCTCGATTCCCGTACCCCATAGGTCCCTGACCGCATCAGCCAAATCAGCAGACGCAAATCGACGTACTTGTACATGGGGAGTGTTCAGGCCGCGCCAGCCCCCTTGTCCGTAGACGCATACGAAGCGGCTCAATGCATCGACGCGCTGCTGGAGGCTTAATGACTCTGGATCGCCATAAGCCAATAGCACCCCAGGCTCGCGGTCGCGAACCTCAGAGAAGACACTTTGATTAGACGCAGCAAGCCACGCTGCTACTGGACGCATATTTGGTCGGACCACCTTTATGCCGTGAGATGTTTCCGTAAGCAGTAGACGCTTGACTGCCTTAATCGGCATGCCGTGATTCAAGCGATTCGCGAGACGGTGCGCCGCTAAAAATTCAACCACGGAGCGGTGATGAAAGCGTACCCGCCCATAGCTTGCAAACCCAAACAACGCTCTTTCCAGCAGCGTTTCACGCTCCTCTGGAAGCCAATCATGCAGCACGATGTCTGGATCTAGCGCGCTACCGGTTTCTCCTCCACGATCAGCGTCAACACTCAGTCTGATTGTCAGTTTTCGAGTCAGTAGCGCCGCGAGGGCGAGCCGACTCGCTCCTTCCAGTGCCTTGTCGGGTGACAGTTGCGCCGGTTCTCGACGGTCAACAGCGGGTTTGAGCTTGACGCGAATGTTCTGGTCCACTTGCTCGCGGTGCGTCCGGATGCGGCGATGTTCACGCCAGTCCGCACACAACTCGATGAGATCTTGTGGACGGCGCGCAAAATCCTCTGCATTACGCACCCGGATATCAGTGAGCAAAGCGTCCGCATCCTCGATACCTTCGGCTGCCGCCATCTCCCGGATTTGCTCATCTGAAAGCGGCATCAGTGCGACGGTACGCCAAACCGGTGTAATGTCTTCTTTCGTTTGACGAGAATGCTGTTTTATGTGTCCCGTCGCGATATCGGCAAACGCATCACCGCTCGCAACGAACTCTACCGGATCCGGTACTGGCAGATATTCCCGGATAAGCTGCGAATCCACTGAAATCGGCCGCGTCGTAATGACGATCCGTATACGGCCAAGTTGGCCGGAAACGGCCTTACTGAGCCGCTTTAATGCTGTCTCGAATGAGCCTTGGGAGAGCTTAAGCTCATCAATCGAATCGAGAAAGAACGTAGCGACATCCGACTGCGCAGCGACCCATGCATCGAGCCTGCTCTCTTCCTCCATCGACAACAGATCACGCAAGTTATTAGTCGAGAGCTGCGCCAAATCCAGGTAGAACGCAGGCTCCCCCTGCTTCCACAACCTCCTTTGCTGACTACGGCATTCATGTGTCTTTCCCGCACCAGCTTCAGAGACAATCAAAATTCGTTGCGATTTGAGTAGTTTTTCCCAACCATAGGCTCCTGACCAGCCCGTGCGGGCCAGCATCAACACACGTTCGATATCCGCAGATTCGTCCTGGGAAAGATCTCCGAACGTTCGCTGAACACTACGCTCGGACTCGTCCAACGATTTGATTGTCATCATATATGGCATGGGCAGCAAAGGATTGATCAATACTATACTGATTCAACCCTTCATCGTTGAACGCTCAAGCTCATAGTGCGCCATCACATCTTGGAAACTGCAAAGTATTACTTAAATTCTTATTTTCCAATACCCACTTCGAGCCACATCTCAGAATGTCAATCAGCGATCCGGTTACTACATTGAGCACCTGCGGCACTTCCCCCTCTAGGCAAACGCCAGTATCCGTGCAGCACAGAACGGACGGGGTTACGTGATAGCGAACGACCACGTGTAATCACTGTCCACACATGCATGGTTTTTTGCGCTCCCCAATCTTCACGTCGATTTACCTCGGCGAAACCACAATCGCCGCCCTCCGATTCTGCGCCCTCCCCCCCGGCGTCTTGTTATCCCCTACCGGATCACTCTTCCCCTTCCCGAGAACCGTAATCCGCTTCGCATCCAGCCCGATATCCACCAGCTCGATCGCCACCACCTCGGCCCGCCTTCTGGACAACTCGAAGTCATAGTCATCCACACCTTCTCCGTCCGAATAACCATAAACCCGCACCCCGTTAATCCCCGCCGACTTGAGCGTGCGCCCGATCCTTTCGACGATCCGCCGCACATCCGGCTTGAGGTTATACCGATCGAAGTCGAACAGAATCGGCCCGGTCGACCCGAACTCGAACCCCGCTCCAGTCTCCTGGAACCCGGCCGACTTGAGCGCCGTGACCTGCGTCTGCGTCAACCCACGGTGAAGCGGCGGCGTCTTGCAGCCGCCAAGCAGCATGCACAGCAGCAGCGCGCTGCCGATGCACATCCGCCCAATGCTCACAGGAAACGAGTTTTCCATCATGTACCCCTTCGAGTGCGCCCGTGTCGCGAGCGCATTGTTATCGTCTGCCGCGGCCTCGCCCGCAGCGCGAAACGATAGCCATCAAGCCGATCCTGCAACGCCTTCAGCCAACTGCCAGGAACCCGGCCGCGCTCGCTTGGCGCGGTACATCGCGGCATCCGCCGCGCGCAGCAGGCCGCTCGCGTCCGACGCGTGATCGGGATACAGCGCAACGCCGGCACTCATTATGGTGGCCACCATGCGGCCGTCGGACAACTCGATCGACAGCGCCATGCCGGACAAAATCTCGTCGGCGACACGGCAGACGGTGCCCGCTTCGCGCACCCCCGCCAGCATCACCGCGAATTCGTCGCCGCCGAGGCGAGCGACCAGATCGGCCTCGCGCACCTGCGTGCGCAGCCGCGCCGCGATGCCGATCAGCACCGCATCGCCGGCGTCGTGGCCGAGACAATCGTTGATCTCCTTGAAGCGGTCGCAGTCCAGATACAGAATGCCGACCCGCTGGCCCGTCACCCCGGCGTCGCAGAGCGCGAGCGCGAGGCGCGCCTCGAACTGCACGCGATTGGGCAGGCCCGTGAGCGCATCGTGCGTCGCCTTGTGTTCGAGCGACGCGTTTTCGTCGCGCAGCGTGTTCTGCCAGTCTTCGAATTCGTCGAGCAACGCATTGAAGTCGTCGCCGAGCTCGTTCAGTTCGGCGATCGCGACGGGCTCCACCCGTTGCGCGAACGCCCGCTCGCGACGCACCGCGTGGGCCACGCCGGCCAGCGCGCGCAGCGGCGAAACGATGTTGCGCAGCAGACGCTTCGAGCTGACATACGCGCCGAACACGCTGACGGCCAGGCAGCCGAGAATGCCGCTGACGCCGCCGAGCAGGAAGCCGAAGAACTGGTGCCCGCGGCCGCGCACGACGACGTTGCCGACGATGATGCCGTCGTGCATCACCGGGACGGTCACGGGCCCGGGCAGCGCAAGGTCGGCGACGGCGCGCTCGAGCCGGGCGATCCCGCCGCCGGCGGGCAACTGCCACGTCGCGAACGGCTGGCCCTTGCTATCCGTGACCACCACCTGCGCGACGTCCTCCTCGCTGGCGATCAACCCGATCGCCTCGTTCGCCGCGACGCGATCGCCGAACACGAGCGCCGCCTCGACGGTATAACCGAGCGAGCGGGCCAGCAGGTTCAGGTTGTTGCCGGCATACGCGCGCAACGCGATCACGGCGACGACGATCAACGACACGGCGGCCATCGTCACGGCGACGAACGCGAGCCGCAGGTGCGCGCGGCGCAACACGCTTTGCAGCGTCGGGCGCGCCACGCGCGAAGGGGAAACGTGAGGCGCGAACCGTGTCATGACGCCCCCGGCCGCCGCGCAAGATTGAGCACGTTCGGGTGCACTCGCACGCCGCTGCGCGCCACGGCGTCGAGATTGATGTCGAACGACACGCGTTCGCCGTCGACATTGAGGCAGAACATACCGCCCGCGGTGCAAGACGGATCGTGTTCCGCGATCGTCAGGACCGGATGGCCGGCTACCGCGGCTCGCACCCGCGATCGCTCGTCGTCGCTCAGGGTGCCGAGATAGACGACGTCGCAGGCCATGCCGAGCGACGGATCGTCGAAGCGGACGCGCTGCACGTCGAGCAGCGTCGAGCCGGCCTGCAGCGTGTCGGTCAGGCCGCGCGCGTAGTCGGCTCGGCCCGTGACGCAGAGATGCAGACGGACGGGCGTCGTCGGCCAGCGCGTGAAGCTGATGATGCCCAGCACGACCTGACGCACGGCGGTGTCGTGTGAAGAAATGGAGGGGTCGGTGCTGCTGGGGGTGCTGCTTGCGGGGCTGACGATGCGGACTGCGTCGATCGGATCGTCCGTGTTGGCGGGGGCGCCGGCGAGCACGGCGGGCACCGCGCCCAGCGCGCAAACGATTGCCAGAAGAGCGTGGCGCAGTGACATGCCGCGGCCAGGTCGGCCGGACATCGTCCGCGCGGCGATTGCCGCCGCGCCAGTCGGCGTCGTTGCAGTCGCAAGACTGGCAGCCGACGCGCACACTTTCGCAACCATGATGGAAACATCCGCTGGCGTCGGTTCCGGCGCTGCCTGCTATCACCAGCCATGCGCGTGCAGGCACCGTATCACGCGCATGATTCCTTCATCTTAGGTACAAAGCCGCGTGGGGAACCAGTGGGAAACACCCGTGAAGGATGTTGATTTGTAAGGGGAATTGGCGGGGGTGCGTGACTATGCCGACGACCTTCTTTCGCGTCGCTTTGTCAGTCTTCGCGCTTGGGAATTGATCTGCGGATTGGGTGGGCGGGCGCTTCAAACTTCATACGTTCTTCACCGATGCCGGACCGTGCTCCGAACTTTTGCGCCTGCCATGCTGAGTCAGCTTCGGGGGCTGAATAGATAAATGCCTGCTGCGACGACCACGAACATCAGCAAGATCACGAGAAGCAGATTTCGCCAGCCCTTGCGGGTGCTTGGAAGATCAGTTGCGCCCGCTCCTCCGCTGAGAACCTCGAGAGCGACGAGCGCCAGGAAGACGACAGCCATCGTCGCTTTCGCTAGCGTTCCGAAGAACAGTTCCAAGAAGCGATAGGGCCACGTTGACCGACGAGGTCCGACAGTCGGACGGCGGAATTCTGGGTTCTTTTTGGAAAACATTTGCCTTTACGCTGGTCCACCGGCACTTTGATCCGTTGGCGCTTGAGCATCAAGTGTAGTCAACGCGCTCGAATCGCACCTTTCGTCCATCCCTGCGCCTACGATGTGCATCTGATCTTCGATCTGCTTCAACGAATTTATTGCCCGCTCCCATCCGCGATCTGCTTCGCCAGTTTTTTTCTTCTTGATGCAACTGCCGGTTGAACCGGATCACCACTACCGCATCGCCAATCGCGACATGACCGAACAGGAGATTCAGGATCGCATCCACCACGACGAACAATTCGCCGCTGAACGACAGGCGCGACGGCAACAGCGACTACACGCGAATTCTGTATAAAAACCGAGCCCGGCAACAGCCGGGCTCGGTTTTTAGCTAAAGAAGATGTTCTTCAACACCACATACACGATGAAGCCCATCAGCACGGTGAAGACAATAACCCCAACTATCTTTTGCCCACGTGTTTTAGGAGCCGAGCCTGGAATTCCAACCATATTTACCACCTAATCCCTGTCTTACCTTGATCATTACTGTACCCGCCACCGACACCACCAACGTTAGTGTTCTTCCCGGCGCTAACCCCACCAACACCAATAATGGTCGCAGTTCCATTACCCGGCGAATTCATGATGCCTGTGCCAAATATGCCGTAAGCACCGGTCATGCCACCGGCATAGCCTCCAGCAAAGTTATTTGTCTGGCCGGGAGCGACCCTCATTCGATTGAGCCAGCCGGCAGTAATACTTGCTGATGCCCGAACTGGATTGGGAAGCGCCATATTGACACCAGTTCCGAAGAACGCATTTCCATCCCGCGTAAACGTTCCCCACACACTGCCCACGAAATAATCAATCTGGAAGTTCACAAAGTCCGGTGCACGGATCATCCCTGGATTCTTGCCCGTCGTCGTCGCCCGATACGAGAACCCGCTACCCTGCGCTCCCTTCAGAATATACGCCTGCAAATCAGGATCGCTCGGATCCAACGATTGCGCCCACACCGTCTGACCCGCCTTGTTCACGCCATACCGCGTCCACTCCGTCCCGTCCTGCGGCATCTCCCCTGACACTACTCGCACATTGCCTGGCAACACCCCTCCATCACTCATCACCAGATCCATTTGCGCCATCTGGTCTTTAATCTGCAGCACCGTGTATTTCCCGTCGCTCTCCGATGCCAGCTTCTTCGACAGCGTCTGCTCCTTCGCCTTGGTGTCCTCGTGCAACTGCTGTTTTAACCGATCAGCACTTTAATGACATTCTCTTATAGTCTTCACATCATAAACCATTGAAAATCCATAAATATTATGCGGAAATCCTAGAGAACCATCCTTTTCCGGAAAAAGATTGATCTTTGCAAGCATGCCGTCCTTACAAAGACGGATGAAATTCTCATTTGTCGATTTTTCAAGCCACCCACGACTCATCAAATCGAGTCGATAGGCTTTTGCCAAATCAATACTCCATGATTCAGATTTAATATTTTTTATCAATAATGCGCCACCAATTTTTGCATTAGAATATTCAGAGTCGACACTTTCACCCATTTTTAAAATAGAGTCCATATCCTCGATCATCACCGTCAAATGCTTTTGTGAATCTGATTTTGATGGATTCTTAGTTATTACCATCAATCCCGCCACGACTCCAAAAATCACCACAAAAATCCAACCCATAGCCCTCCAAAATCTAGCCACCTTATTCTTCATTTTAAAATTCTCAATCAACCTTTGTAAGCGGCCCCGTCGCCTTGAATCCCTGCCCATTACTTCCAGGTCGATCGTAGGTGAACTGGCTTGGCACCTGCGAATTCGTCACCAAGTTCGCATTCGCAATGATGTACTGCTGTAACTCCGGATTCGCCTGCACAGACTGCTGCGTCCAGATCGGGTTTCCGTCCGCCGTTATACCTCCTGGAATCCACTTCGCCCGAGAATCTTTCAGCATTTCACCTACCAACGTAGTCGGCGCACTCGACTCATACTTCACGTTCACCGACATCTCCATCAACCGCATCTGATTTTCGATTTGAGCCTGTGTATACTTACGTCCGCCTCAGCCACTTTCTTAGCAGGCGTTTTCTCTTCCTGATGTAACTACAGATTAAGCCGGTCAGCGCATTCTCCGACGGCAAAAATCCTCAGTTCCCGCATTGAACTCCATGCTTACCGAAAAAGAGCACCTTTCCGATTCGTTCAGAGCAAACTTGCCAGACACTTTAGAAATAGAAAA
The sequence above is drawn from the Burkholderia stabilis genome and encodes:
- a CDS encoding IS5-like element ISBmu2 family transposase, whose protein sequence is MKRQIGFAEAEIAGKKRVTRRQRFLEEMEKVVPWQRLLSAIEPHYPKGTRGRPPIGLERMLRIYFVQQWYGLSDEGLEDALYDSITLRAFAGIDLAIENVPDATTLLKFRRLLIEHELTRKLFDEIGISLCERGLMMKEGTLVDATIIEAPPSTKNAGKSRDPEMHQTKKGNEWHFGMKAHIGVDADSGLIHSVVGTAANVSDVSQAHALLHGHEEQVFADAGYIGVDKREEMAGKAVKWHVAARRGKIKAMQEGALKDLVIALERTKAQIRSRVEHPFHIVKNLFQHRKTRYKGLAKNTAQLFSLFALANLVIARNLLRSVHGSSPSCV
- a CDS encoding diguanylate cyclase domain-containing protein, producing MTRFAPHVSPSRVARPTLQSVLRRAHLRLAFVAVTMAAVSLIVVAVIALRAYAGNNLNLLARSLGYTVEAALVFGDRVAANEAIGLIASEEDVAQVVVTDSKGQPFATWQLPAGGGIARLERAVADLALPGPVTVPVMHDGIIVGNVVVRGRGHQFFGFLLGGVSGILGCLAVSVFGAYVSSKRLLRNIVSPLRALAGVAHAVRRERAFAQRVEPVAIAELNELGDDFNALLDEFEDWQNTLRDENASLEHKATHDALTGLPNRVQFEARLALALCDAGVTGQRVGILYLDCDRFKEINDCLGHDAGDAVLIGIAARLRTQVREADLVARLGGDEFAVMLAGVREAGTVCRVADEILSGMALSIELSDGRMVATIMSAGVALYPDHASDASGLLRAADAAMYRAKRARPGSWQLAEGVAGSA
- a CDS encoding OmpA family protein, whose amino-acid sequence is MENSFPVSIGRMCIGSALLLCMLLGGCKTPPLHRGLTQTQVTALKSAGFQETGAGFEFGSTGPILFDFDRYNLKPDVRRIVERIGRTLKSAGINGVRVYGYSDGEGVDDYDFELSRRRAEVVAIELVDIGLDAKRITVLGKGKSDPVGDNKTPGGRAQNRRAAIVVSPR
- a CDS encoding YfiR family protein, whose amino-acid sequence is MVAKVCASAASLATATTPTGAAAIAARTMSGRPGRGMSLRHALLAIVCALGAVPAVLAGAPANTDDPIDAVRIVSPASSTPSSTDPSISSHDTAVRQVVLGIISFTRWPTTPVRLHLCVTGRADYARGLTDTLQAGSTLLDVQRVRFDDPSLGMACDVVYLGTLSDDERSRVRAAVAGHPVLTIAEHDPSCTAGGMFCLNVDGERVSFDINLDAVARSGVRVHPNVLNLARRPGAS